Proteins from a genomic interval of Micromonospora sp. NBC_00389:
- a CDS encoding C40 family peptidase gives MPRSRWSRFTTALAALVGVAVVLAGSATAAHADPSVAEIERQIDADWNKLEPIIERHNATRADLAVKRKQADALAARIAPLERQVDAAMDKVSALAVRAYKGENVSTVNAVLGSRSPSEVVGQLEMLDRFAHNQQQDVRQVADLRDELSRQKAPLDEMVTQLTRTEAQLAAKKKQINEEIDRLQKLRLKVYGNGGGGPLRPAPCPASYPGGGAGVAVKFACAQIGKPYVWGAEGPNSYDCSGLMLAAWAKAGVSLPHNAAQQSRVTKDVSRADLRAGDLVFYYSDIHHVGMYVGNGWVVHASQAGQPVKMKKVDDGPIHSYGRPG, from the coding sequence GTGCCGCGCTCACGCTGGTCCCGCTTCACCACCGCTCTCGCCGCACTGGTCGGCGTCGCCGTCGTCCTGGCCGGCAGCGCCACGGCGGCCCACGCGGACCCGTCCGTCGCCGAGATCGAGCGCCAGATCGACGCCGACTGGAACAAGCTCGAACCGATCATCGAACGGCACAACGCCACCCGGGCCGACCTGGCCGTCAAGCGCAAGCAGGCCGACGCGCTGGCCGCCCGGATCGCCCCACTGGAGCGCCAGGTCGACGCTGCCATGGACAAGGTCAGCGCCCTCGCCGTCCGCGCGTACAAGGGCGAGAACGTCTCCACCGTCAACGCGGTGCTGGGCAGCCGGTCGCCCAGCGAGGTGGTCGGGCAGCTTGAGATGCTCGACCGGTTCGCGCACAACCAGCAGCAGGACGTCCGGCAGGTCGCCGACCTGCGCGACGAGTTGTCCCGGCAGAAGGCGCCGCTGGACGAGATGGTGACCCAGCTGACCCGGACCGAGGCCCAGTTGGCCGCGAAGAAGAAGCAGATCAACGAGGAGATCGACCGGCTGCAGAAGCTGCGCCTCAAGGTGTACGGCAACGGCGGCGGCGGTCCGCTGCGTCCGGCGCCCTGCCCGGCCAGCTACCCCGGCGGCGGTGCCGGCGTGGCCGTGAAGTTCGCCTGCGCCCAGATCGGCAAGCCCTACGTCTGGGGCGCCGAGGGCCCGAACTCGTACGACTGCTCCGGGCTGATGCTGGCCGCCTGGGCCAAGGCGGGGGTGTCGCTGCCGCACAACGCCGCCCAGCAGAGCCGGGTGACCAAGGACGTCAGCAGGGCCGACCTGCGCGCCGGTGACCTGGTCTTCTACTACAGCGACATCCACCACGTCGGGATGTACGTGGGCAATGGCTGGGTTGTGCACGCCTCGCAGGCCGGCCAACCCGTCAAGATGAAGAAGGTCGACGACGGCCCGATCCACAGCTACGGCCGCCCGGGCTGA
- a CDS encoding IS982 family transposase has translation MTTDINTLLTALYVKIDDWLGRPARAGRPPKLTDAELLTLAVAQVLLGVRSEARWLRFVPAHLPGAFPYLPGQSGYNKRLRAALPLLKRAIRVVAADTDLWTDEVWLVDSTPVECARSRPTVKRSRLAGWAGYSYCASHSRWFWGLRLHLICTPAGLPITWALADPKLDERQVLTAILEHDPDLLDGRPSPLIIADKGYVSAELDRWLAERGLRLLRPSYRNRTPRPDEHLLKPIRQLIESVNHTLKSQLDLELHGARSIEGVGARVAQRLLALTAAIWHNRSTGQPVTRSLIAYDH, from the coding sequence GTGACGACAGACATCAACACCCTTCTAACCGCACTGTACGTGAAGATCGACGACTGGCTCGGGCGGCCTGCCCGGGCCGGTCGGCCACCGAAGCTGACCGATGCCGAACTGCTGACGCTGGCCGTGGCGCAGGTGTTGCTCGGAGTGCGGTCCGAGGCTCGCTGGCTCCGGTTCGTACCCGCGCATCTGCCCGGGGCGTTTCCCTACCTGCCGGGCCAGTCCGGGTACAACAAGCGACTACGCGCGGCACTGCCCCTGCTGAAGCGAGCGATCCGGGTGGTGGCCGCGGACACCGACCTGTGGACCGACGAGGTGTGGCTGGTGGACTCCACCCCCGTCGAGTGCGCCCGCTCCCGCCCCACGGTCAAACGCTCACGGCTGGCTGGCTGGGCCGGCTACAGCTACTGCGCCTCACACTCACGCTGGTTCTGGGGCTTGCGCCTGCACCTGATCTGCACCCCGGCCGGGCTGCCGATCACCTGGGCCCTGGCCGACCCCAAACTCGACGAGCGGCAGGTCCTCACCGCCATCCTGGAACACGACCCGGACCTGCTGGATGGCCGTCCCAGCCCGCTGATCATCGCCGACAAGGGATACGTCTCCGCCGAGCTGGACCGCTGGCTAGCCGAACGCGGGCTACGGCTACTACGGCCGTCATACCGCAACCGCACCCCACGCCCCGACGAACACCTACTCAAACCCATCCGGCAACTCATCGAATCGGTCAACCACACGTTGAAAAGCCAACTCGACCTGGAACTCCACGGCGCTCGCAGCATCGAAGGCGTCGGCGCCCGCGTTGCCCAGCGCCTCCTGGCCCTGACCGCCGCCATCTGGCACAACCGCAGCACCGGCCAACCCGTCACCCGGTCCCTGATCGCCTACGACCACTGA
- the dcd gene encoding dCTP deaminase — protein sequence MLLSDRDLVSEIKAGTLGLEPFEPTLVQPSSIDVRLDRLFRVFNNHLYTHIDPAMQQDDLTSAVEVPDGEPFVLHPGEFVLASTLEVISLGDQLAGRLEGKSSLGRLGLLTHSTAGFIDPGFSGHVTLELSNVANLPITLWPGMKIGQLCIFRLSSPAEHPYGSVVYGSRYQGQRGPTPSRAWQNWRAWPTR from the coding sequence ATGCTGCTCTCCGACCGCGACCTGGTCTCCGAGATCAAGGCCGGCACGCTGGGCCTGGAGCCGTTCGAGCCCACCCTGGTCCAACCGTCCAGCATCGACGTACGACTCGACCGGCTGTTCCGGGTCTTCAACAACCATCTCTACACGCACATCGACCCCGCCATGCAGCAGGACGACCTGACCTCGGCGGTGGAGGTGCCGGACGGCGAGCCGTTCGTGCTGCACCCGGGGGAGTTCGTGCTCGCCTCGACGCTGGAGGTCATCTCGCTCGGCGACCAGCTCGCCGGCCGACTGGAGGGCAAGTCGAGCCTGGGCCGGCTCGGCCTGCTCACGCACTCCACCGCTGGGTTCATCGACCCGGGCTTCTCCGGTCACGTGACGTTGGAGCTGTCGAACGTGGCGAACCTGCCGATCACCCTCTGGCCGGGCATGAAGATCGGGCAGCTCTGCATCTTCCGGCTCTCCTCGCCGGCCGAGCACCCGTACGGCTCGGTGGTCTACGGCTCGCGCTACCAGGGTCAGCGCGGGCCGACGCCGAGCCGCGCCTGGCAGAACTGGCGCGCCTGGCCCACCCGCTGA